The following are encoded in a window of Panicum virgatum strain AP13 chromosome 5N, P.virgatum_v5, whole genome shotgun sequence genomic DNA:
- the LOC120673379 gene encoding uncharacterized protein LOC120673379, whose amino-acid sequence MGAGSAAVKRLNTESREKIDKQIQFVKEFYSPSKGKAKVCDSGPMIGDKSSSDSEYLPGDSCTSGEDDEAKEILRNFKVFKKKVRSGRAAELDDVFVDGPKTQVGDCSVIEDDGHATPYADSSDDENESFDDEGERRASQYQRFSKKDAVPKFALGMKFNGKKQFKKAIIKYGLAERKVIKFVKDEGDRVRVKCDWPTCSWHCLLSTHSNTNSWQIATLKNEHICPPRRDNRLVTARRIAEKYEKMIMANPSWRLDSMKSTVQEEMFADVTIPKLKRAKGMVMQKLFDATKGQYQRLFDYQLELLRSNPGSTVIVQLTDENCLFT is encoded by the exons ATGGGAGCTGGTTCAGCAGCTGTGAAGCGATTAAATACTGAAAGCAGAGAGAAAATTGATAAGCAGATTCAGTTTGTCAAGGAGTTTTATAGCCCTAGCAAGGGTAAGGCAAAAGTTTGTGATAGTGGACCTATGATTGGTGACAAGTCTAGCTCTGACAGTGAGTACTTGCCTGGAGATAGCTGCACATCAGGTGAGGATGATGAGGCCAAAGAGATTCTCAGGAATTTTAAGGTGTTCAAGAAGAAGGTTAGATCAGGTAGAGCTGCAGAGTTAGATGATGTGTTTGTTGATGGACCCAAGACTCAAGTTGGTGACTGCAGTGTGATAGAAGATGATGGTCATGCCACTCCTTATGCtgatagtagtgatgatgagaATGAGTCATTTGATGATGAGGGGGAAAGAAGAGCTAGCCAGTACCAAAGGTTTAGCAAAAAGGATGCAGTACCTAAATTTGCTTTGGGGATGAAGTTCAATGGCAAGAAACAATTCAAGAAAGCCATAATCAAATATGGGTTAGCTGAGAGAAAGGTGATTAAGTTTGTCAAAGATGAAGGTGACAGGGTTAGGGTAAAGTGTGATTGGCCCACATGCAGTTGGCATTGTTTGTTGTCAACACACTCAAACACTAATAGCTGGCAGATAGCAACCTTAAAAAATGAGCACATCTGCCCACCTAGAAGGGACAACCGTCTGGTAACTGCAAGAAGAATAGCAGAAAAGTATGAGAAGATGATCATGGCTAACCCAAGTTGGAGGCTTGATAGTATGAAGAGTACTGTGCAGGAAGAAATGTTTGCAGATGTGACTATACCAAAATTGAAGAGGGCCAAAGGAATGGTTATGCAGAAGTTGTTCGATGCCACAAAGGGGCAATATCAGAGGTTGTTTGACTACCAACTTGAGCTGCTTAGGAGTAACCCGGGGAGCACAGTTATAGTTCAGTTAACTG ATGAAAATTGTTTATTTACTTAA